GTTCTGGCAGTCCGGGTCCAGGTACACACCGGACCAGCTCACCGAGAACGTCGTCCCGGCCGGACCCGAATCCGGGCTCACGGTGGCCACGCCCTGCTGCTGCGCCGACACCGGCGCCGCCACAAGGGCCGTAACGCCATAGGCCACGGCACCGAGTAGAGCTAGTGTTCCAGCCGATCGCATACAGACTCCCGGATACCCGTCCGCCGACCCACCATGAGGTGCCCCTGTGAGACGCATTATGAGCAGCGTCGGTTCACTGCTCCTGTGCGGGATCTTCCTCGGCGTCGCACCGGCCGACGCCGCGGGGGACGCGGTCACCATCAACGCCACAGTGGACGGCACCCCGGTCGGCTCGGGCGAACTGCTGCTCGACCCGTCCGCGTCCTCCCGCATCTCCGTCACCGTCCACAACGGAACGGACGCGGTCCTGCACGTCAAGACCATCCGGCTGGCCGGCACGGCGCTGGCGCTGACGTTCTTCTCCTACGACACCACCGTGCCGTTCGACGTGCCCGCCAAGCAGAGCGTCACCCGCGGCTTCGTCCTCGACCTCGGCCAGCTCGGCACGCAGGCCACCGGCCTGCTGCCCACCGAGCTGGAAGTCCTCGACACCAACCGCGACCCGATCGCGGCCATCGCCACCACCGGCGACGTCCGCGGCTCGGTGTGGTCGGTGTACGGGGTGTTCGGGCTCGCGGTGTTCGGCCTGACCGTGCTCGCCTGGACCGGCGCCCTGATCGCCCTGGCCCGCCGCCGACTGCCCGCCAACCGGTGGCAGCGGGCCATGCGGTTCCTGCCCGCCGGCGTCGGCACCGGGCTCGTCGCGGTCATCTCGCTGTCCGTGCTGCGGATCATGGCCCCCGCGCCGGCCGCCGAGATCCCGTTCATCCTCGGCGCGGCCGCGGCGGCGTTCGCCCTGGGCTACCTGACCCCGCACCCCGACTCGACCCTGGACCCACCCTTGGATCCGCCCGCTGATCCGCCGTTCGACCCGGAGAGCACCCAGCGCATCACCCGGCCGCTGCCCGGCGGTGTCGCGTGACGGTGTCGGCGAACGTCGTCGCGGCACTACCGCAGTACGAGATCGGCGCCGAGGTCGGGCGCGGCGGGATGGGGGTCGTGTACGCGGCCGTGCACCGGCCGCTGGGGCGGGCGGTGGCGGTGAAGCGGCTGCCGGGCGTGCTGGCGTCCGACGAGCGGATGAGCGCCCGGTTCGCGCACGAGGCGCGGCTGCTGGCGCGGCTCGACCACCCGCACATCGTGCCCGTGTACGACTACGTGCAGGACCGCGGCGAGCACCTGCTGGTGATGGAAAAGCTCGACGGTGGCACGGTGTGGTCGAAGTTCACCGGTCCAGGCGTCACACCCGCCCAATCGTGTGCTCTGGGGCTGGCGATGCTGTCCGGCCTCCACGCCGCGCACGGCGCCGGGGTGCTGCACCTGGACGTGAAGCCGAAGAACCTGCTGTTCACGTCCGGCGGGGTGCTGAAGGTCGCCGACTTCGGGATCTCGCAGGTGGTCAGCGAGGGTGCGACGCTGGTGACGCACGGTGGCCAGGTGCTCGGGACACCCGCGTACCTGTCACCCGAACAGGCCCTGGGCAACCCCCTCAGCCCCGCCGCCGACGTCTACGGCGCCGCGACCGTGCTGTACGAACTGCTGAGCGGCCGCCTGCCGTTCGACAGCGGCGGCGGCGCCCTGGCGATGATCCAGCGCCACGTGTACCAGCAACCGCGCCCCCTGGTCGAAGTCCCACCCCCGCTCGCGCGGGTGGTGATGCGCGGCCTGGAACGCGACCCCGCGGCGAGGTACCGCAACGCCGAGACCTTCGCCGTCGACCTGGCCACCGCCGCCACCGAGGTCTTCGGCCGGGACTGGCTCCTGCGCCTGCGCACCCCGGTCCACCTGACCCCCCAAGTAGCCGCCGCCACCCACCCCGCCACCACCTACGCCACTGCCGCCACCCACCCCACCGGCTCCCACCCTCCCTCCACCTCTCCCTCACTCCGCGAAACCCTCAACCACCCCGTCCGCGCAACCCTCGCCGACACCGACACCCCACCGACCCCCGCCCACCTGGGCGCCGCCCCCCTGATCCCCGCCGCCCAAATCCTCACCCCACCGAAACCGGCACGCTGGTTCGCCCTGGCAGCGGCCCTGACCGGCGCCCTGATGCTGGCCACCCCGTTCACCGCCCCGACCCGCTCCCTGCCACCGCTCACCGCCGACCTGAGCAAACCGGTGACCATCGGCACCGGCAACCCCACCACTGCCCGCCTGACCGTGACGGCGGCCGGCATCACCCTGGCCGACGTCCCCGCCACACCCCCGTCCCCCGCCGAGGCCACCCCCACCTCCCCGCTGACCTTCGAACTCCCCGGCGCCAGCCGCTGGATCGTGGGAGGTGCAGCGGTGGCCACGGTGACGACCGGCGGCGAGTCGCAGGACTACTCCCTCCAGCCGACCACCAACCCGATGGTCAGCATCATGGGCGCGGGGAGCGCGGTGCTGCTGCTGTTCGCACTCGCGTACCTGGAGTCGATCCTGCGATCCCTGCGCCGACACCGCCGCCCCGCAGGTCCCACCGCAATCCTCAGCGCCGCCCCGCTGGGGTTCGCGCTCGGCGTGGCGGTGTGGCTCCTGCCGTCCGTGCTGCTGCGCCACACCCCCGACCTGTGGCCGGCACTGGTCTGCGGCGCACTGGGCTCGGCCGCCGCCGTGTGCACGGCCATCGCCACCGGCCGGTCCGCTCTCCGCTGAGCGGCGATTCTCCCGCTGGACGCTCGGCGGTCGCCGACGCTCGTGACCGCCGCAGTTCACCGGGCGACGGGACGCGATAGGACGCGACGGGGGCGATCCTGCGGGCGGTCTGGCTGCCGAGAGCCCTGCCGCCGAGTTTGGCTGCCGAGAGCTTGACCGCCTAGGGCCCGGTCGCCGACTACCTCGCCGCTGCGCTGAGAATCTTGCCCATCGCCGACTGCCTATCCGCTTGAAGCCTGCCTACCTGCCTACCTGCCTACCTGCCTACCTGCCTACCTGCCCAAGCTTGGTCGCTGGCTGCTTAGCCGCCCGAGTCCCGGCCGCCGACTGCCTGCCTGCTCGAAGCCTGGCCGCTGGCTGGCTGCCTGGCCGCTGGCTACCCAGCCACTCGGAGCCTGGCCGCTGACAGCCTGGTCCCCGACTGCCTGGCTGCCGAAGCCTGACCGAGGCGGCGGGAGGTCGGGCGGTAGGCCGCTCGCCGGTGGACTGACTGTCGATGCTCCGGCTACCAGCGGGCCGAGTGGGTGGCGGTTGGCAGGTGGCGGGTAGCTGGGTGGCGGAGGAGGCGGGTTGGGCAAGGGTGAGTGGCGGTCAGTGGCGGTGGGCGGTGGGGTAGTGGGCGGTGAGGAGTGGTGGGGTGGTGGCGGTGCGGGGTCGGGGTGGTGGTGGTGCGGGGTGGTGGGCCGGTGGGGTTGGCGGGTGGGTTGGTCGGGCGGTCCTCGTTGTTTCAACCGACGTTCGAGGTCGAGAATAACAGTGTTTCCTGGGCAAGTTCGGTGATGATCACTCGAATGAGTGACCCATGGCGTCAGTTGTCCATGGGTCTGACCAGGGGGAACGTCACGCGCACCGAGAATCCGCCGTCGTCCGTGGGCCCGGCCTCCAGCTCACCGTTCAACAGCGCCGCCCGCTCCCGCAGCCCCACCAACCCGTGCCCCCCGCTGGGCAGCGCCCCGCAGTCGTGCGACCCCTCCGGGCGGTCGTTGCGGATCTCCACGGACAACCGGTCGACCTCCGACACCACCCGCACGGTCGTCGGAGCGCCGCACGCGTGCTTGCGCACGTTCGTCAAAGCCTCCTGCACCGTCCGGTACACCGCGCCCGACACCGGCGCGGGCAGGTCGGCGACCTGGCCCTGCACGCTCAACGTCGCCGGAATCCCCGCGGAACTCACCAGTTGGGGCAGGTCCTCGACCCGGGGTTGCGGCGAGTCGTCACCGCTGGTGGTCCGCAGCACGCTCACCAACTGCCGCAGCTCGTCCAACGTCCGCGTGCTCAGCATCCGGATCGTCCCGGCCACCTGCCTCGCGTTCGGGTCGGCCGCCGCCACGCGCAGGGCGCCCGCCTGCATCGCGATCAAGCTCACCTGGTGCGACACGACGTCGTGCATCTCCCGCGCCAACCTGGCCCGCTCGTCCGACCGCACCGCGTGCGCGTGCAGCATCCGCTCCCGCTCCCGGCTCGCCGCCAGCTCGGCGATCCGCGCCGACAACTCCTCCCGCGCGTGCGCCAGCAACCCGATCGCGATCGGCATCCCCGCGACGATGCACCCGTAGATCGCGTTGTGCACGTGCGTCTTCCAGTCCAGCGCCACGAACTCGTCCGGCGGCCACACGAAGAACCGGCTCAGCCACACCAGCCCGGCCCCGACGTAGGTCTGCGCCGACAGCAGCTTCCGCCGCGCCAACGTCCCCAGCGCGATCATCGCCGCCAGCTGCGCCCACCCGGCCAGGAACCCGGGCACGGCGATCAGCACCACCAGGAACGGGAACCGGCGGCGCAGGGCGACGGCGGCCACCGAGATGATCGACAGCACGTAGTTGTACCGCTCGGCCTCGGGCACGACCCGCAGCCACACGTCCAGCGCCGCGATCCCGACGGCCGCCACGTCGAACGCCAGCTGCCGGTGCCGCCCCAGCCACCGCCCGAGCACCCCGAGGAAGGCAGCACGCCGCACCCGTTCGGGCGGGACGCCGTTGACCCGACCGCTCGGCAGCCTCTCGACAGCGTTGCCGGCCAGGGTCGGACCTCCTGTGTCAGCTATCCGCCGGTCCTCACCGTACTGCGCTGTCATCGCGCTTGGCATGACCCGCCTCTCCGCCCCCGACCGTCCTCGATCGACCCGCTCACCCTTCGAGATGCTGTGATTACCCGATCGGAACGCCCGGCAGCGGACAAAATTGCGAGCGCGAACGTCCGGTGAGCGGACACCGTGGCCGGGGTCAGACTTTGAGTGCCGCACATCACGCCGCTGCCGCCGTGCCCGAGGGGCGACGGCGGCAGCGGGTGGAGCAGTGGGGGCTCAGTCCGATGGCGGGGTGAACAGGTCCGGCGCCTCCGCCGCGGCGGCCGAGTCGAGCAGCCACAGGGTGCGCTGCCGACCGAGGGCGCCCGCGGCGGGCAGGTCGACCTCGTCCGCTCCGGTGAGGCCGGTGGCGACGGCCCCGGCCTTCGCCGAGCCGGTGGTCATCAGCCACACCTCGCGCGCCGCGCGGATCGCGGGCAGGGTGAGGCTGACCCGCGTCGGCGGCGGCTTGGGGCAGTCGCGCACGGCCACGACCGCGCGCTCCCGCTCCCGGACGGCCGGCGACGCCGGGAAGATCGAGGCCACGTGCCCCTCCTCCCCGACGCCGAGCAGGCACACGTCGAACGACGGCGCGGAACCGCCGCCGGCCGCGAGCAGTTCGGCGGCGTACGCCTCGGCGGCGGCCTCCGGGTCGTCACCGAACCGCCCGTCGGACGGCTCCACGACGTGCACGCGCGCCGCCGGCACCGGGACGTGGTCCAGGAACGCCTCGCGCGCCTGCGTCTCGTTGCGGTCCGGGTGCCCGGCGGGCAGGAACCGCTCGTCGCCCCAGTACAGGTCGACCCGGCTCCAGTCCACCGCGTCCCGGGCGGGCGTGTCGCGCAGGTGCCGCAGCACCGCCGCGCCGGTCCGGCCGCCGGTCAGCACCAGCGACGCCGAACCGCGCTCGTGCTGCGCGTCCACCAGCCCGGTGACCAGGCGGGCGGCCGCGGCGGCGGCCAGCAGGTCGCCGTCGCGGTGCACCACCACCTCGGGACGGCTCACGAACCCGCCTTCGTCTTGGACTTGGCCTGCTTCGGGGCCTTGGCCACAGCCTTGGCCGCGGGCTTCTCGGCGGCAGCCGAGGCGGGCTTGGCGGCAGCGGGCTTGGCGGCAGCGGGCTTGGCGGCAGCGGGCTTCGAGGCGGCGGGCTTCGAAGCGGCAGGCGCGGAGGACGCGTCGGCAGCGGCCGGGGTGTCGGCCTTCACGGCGCCCTCGGACTTCGCCTTGGCGGTTCCGGTTCCGGTTCCGGCCGAGGACTTGCGGGCCGTGGCGGGCTTGCGCGAAGCCGCGGAAGCCGCAACAGGCGCGGCAGGCGCCGCCGCGGCGGCCTTGGCCGGCTTCGGCGTGGTCCGACCGCGCACGACCTTGCCGAGCGACCGCAACGCCGTCTCGTACACCTCGTCCGGGTCCAGCCGGCGCAGCTCCTCGGCCAGGCAGTCCCGCACCTGGCGCCGCTGCAGCGCGACCCGCCGCTCCGGCTGGCCGGGCTGGGTCAGCGCGCCGACCTTCCCGTCCGGCCGCGACAGCTCCACCACACCGGACCGGCGCTCCAGCCGCACGTCGACGATGCCCTCGCCGCGCGCCGCCTTCGCCCGCCTCACCGGCACCCGCAGGCACCCGGCGAGCCAGGCGGCCAGCAGGTCGGTCGACGGCGAGTCGCTCTCCCCGCTCACCTCGGCCTCGGTGACCTTCTCGTGCGGCGGCAGGTCGAACGCCGACGCGAGCATCGCCCGCCACAGCGTCAACCGGGTCCACGCCAGGTCGGTGTCGCCGGGCGTATAGCCGGCGCGCCGCTGCTCCAGCGCCTTGATCGGGTTCTTCTCGGCCGCCGCGTCGGTGATCCGGCGCTGCGCGAGCTGCCCGATCGGGTCCTGCGCGGGCACGGCGGGCGCCTCGTTCGGCCACCACGCCACCACCGGGGTGTCCGGCAGCAGCAGCGGCACGACGCAGGAGGCGCCCTCGTTGGCCAGCTCGCCGTACAGCCGCAGCACGATGACCTCGGACGCGCCCGCGTCACCGCCGACGCGGATCTGCGCGTCCAGCCGGGGGGCGGCCTTGCGCGCGCCGCGCGCCACCACGATCACCCGGCACGGGTGCTCGCGGCTGGCGTCGTTGGCCGCGTCGATGGCCTCCTCGGTCTTGGTGCCGTCGTCGGTCACGATGACCAGCGTCAGCACCCGGCCGAGGGTGACCGCGCCGCCCTCCTCGCGCAGCCGCACGAGCTTGCTGTTGACCTGCGACGTGGTGGTCGAGGGCAGGTCGATGATCACGGACGCCTCCAGTGCCTGCCGGTGCGGGCCAGCATCTCGTCCGCCGACGCCGGCCCCCAGGTGCCTGCCTTGTACTTCTCCGGCGCGCCGGTGGCGCCCCAGTGCGCGAGGACCGGGTCCAGGATCTCCCAGGACAGCTCGACCTCGTCGTTCTTCGGGAACAGCGACGGCTCGCCGAGCAGCACGTCCAGCAGCAGCCGCTCGTAGGCCTCCGGGGACGACTCGGTGAACGCGTGCCCGTACCCGAAGTCCATCGTGACGTCGCGGACCTCCATGGTGTTGCCGGGCACCTTGGAGCCGAACCGGATGGTCACGCCCTCGTCCGGCTGCACCCGCACCACCAGGGCGTTCTGCCCCAGCTCCTCGGTCGCGGTGTCGTCGAACGGCAGGTGCGGCGCGCGCTTGAACACCACGGCCACCTCGGTGACGCGGCGGCCGAGGCGCTTGCCGGTGCGCAGGTAGAACGGCACACCGGCCCAGCGCCGGGTGTTCACCTCGCAGGTGATGGCCGCGTAGGTCTCGGTGACCGAGTCCTTGGCGAACCCGCCCTCCTCCACCAGGCCGGGCACCTTCTGCCCGCCCTGCCAGCCGCCGGTGTACTGGCCGCGCGCGGTGGTCCCGTCGAACGGCCCGACCGGGCGCGTCGCGGACAGCACCTTCACCTTCTCCGCGCGCAGGTCGCTCGGCCGGAACGACACCGGCTCCTCCATCGCGGTCAGCGCGAGCAGCTGGAGCAGGTGGTTCTGGATCACGTCGCGGGCCGCGCCGATGCCGTCGTAGTACCCCGCGCGACCGCCGAGGCCGATGTCCTCGGCCATGGTGATCTGCACGTGGTCGACGTAGTTGGCGTTCCAGATGGGCTCGTAGAGCTGGTTGGCGAAGCGCAGCGCCAGGATGTTCTGCACCGTCTCCTTGCCGAGGTAGTGGTCGATGCGGAACACCGACTCCTCGGGGAAGACGTCGTTGACGGTCTTGTTGAGCTGCTTGGCGCTGGCCAGGTCGTGGCCGAACGGCTTCTCGATGACCACCCGGCGCCACTGGTCGGGGCTGTCGGTGGGCGGCGTGGCCAGGCCCGCGCGCTTGAGCTGGTTGACCACCGTGGTGAACGCGCTGGGCGGCACCGACAGGTAGAACGCGTGGTTGCCGCCGGTGCCGCGGTCGCGGTCCAGGTCGGACAGCGTCGCGGCGAGCGTGTCGAACGCGGCGTCGTCGTCGAACGTGCCCTGCACGAACCGGATGCCCTCGGCGAGCTGGTCCCAGACCTCGGACCGGAACGGCGTGCGCGCGTGCTCCTTGACGGCGTCGTGCACGACCTTCATGAAGTCCTGGTCGGCCCAGTCGCGGCGGGCGAAGCCGACGAGCGCGAAGCCCGGCGGCAGCAGGCCGCGGTTGGCCAGGTCGTAGATCGCGGGCATGAGCTTCTTGCGGGACAGGTCGCCGGTCACGCCGAAGATCACCAGGCCGGACGGCCCGGCGATCCGCGGCATCCGCTTGTCCCGCGGGTCGCGCAGCGGGTTGCGCTTGGCGGGAGCGCTCACGAGCCGTCCTCCTGGATCGCTTCCACGAGCTGCGCGAGCCCGGCGACGCGGTCGGTCAGGTGCAGCCGCAGCACCGGCCGGCCGTGCTCGGCGAGCACCTGGCCGTCGCCCAGCGCCTGCGCCGTCTGCAGCGTGCTGAGGTCGTACGGCCGGCCCGGCACCTCCAGGTGCGTCTCGGACGCGCCGGTGAGCTGCAGGAAAACGCCGTTCTGGTGACCGCCCTTGTGGTACTGGCCGGTCGAGTGCAGGAACCGCGGTCCCCACCCGTACGTGGTCTGCAGGTGCGTCCGCTGCGCCAGCTCCGGGCGGACCAGCGCGAACGACGCGTCGTCCAGCCGGTCCAGGTACGCCTGCACGGACAGGTAGCCGTGCTCGGGAGCGGCGGCGACGAGCGCCCGCAGCGCCTCGGTGACCGTCTTCACGTCCGCCGGCAGCCAGCCCTCGCTCGGGTGGACCTCGATCGGACCGTCCACGAAGGCCGGTTCGGCCGACGACGCGGCGGGGGAGTCCAGCAGGGACCGGGCCGCCTTCTTCGCCGCCTCGACGTCGGGCTGGTCGAACGGGTTGATCTCCAGCACCCGGCTGACGAGCGCGGTCGCGTACTCCCAGACCAGGAACTGCGCGCCGAGCGAGCCCTCGACCGAGAGCGTGGACGAGCCGGTGGCCGGTCCGATCGCGACGGTGGTGGCGTCCGAGCGGGCGTCCACGAAACCGGGCGCGCCGGGACCCTCGACCACCACCGGCAGCAGGCCGGTGCCGTTCTTGCCGGTCGACTCGGCGATCAGCTGCTCGGCCCAGTCGCCGAACCCGGCGATGCCGGAGCCGGTGTCGGCGAACACGATCTTCTCCGCGCCGTGCGCGTGCGCCACCGCGAACGTGGCGGCCAGCACGACCGCCGGGTTGTCCGGCGAGTCGGCCGACACCAGCGGCGCGGCGGCCGCGGCCTCGTCCAGCAGCCGGCCGACGTCCGCGCCGGCCAGGCCCGAGGGCACCAGGCCGAACGCGGTGAGCGCCGAGTACCGGCCGCCGACGTGCGGGTCGGCCAGGAACACCCTGCGGTAGCCCGCTTCCCGCGACGCCGCCTCCAGCGGCGAGCCCGGGTCGGTCACCACGACGATCCGCGACGCCGCGTCGATCCCGGCGGCCTCGAACGCGGCCTCGAAGATCCGCCGGTGGCTGTCGGTCTCGACGGTGCCGCCCGACTTGGACGACACCACCACGACGGTGCGCTCCAGGTCGCCCGCCAGCGCGTCGGCGACCTGGCCGGGGTCGGTGGTGTCGAGCACGACCAGCGGGACGCCGGCCGTGCCCGTGATCACCTCGGGCGCGAGCGACGAGCCGCCCATGCCGGCGAGGACCACCCGGTCCACGCCCTCGGCCAGCAGCTCGCCGCGTAGCGCGGTGATCTCCGCGACCAGCGGGCGGGACGTCTCGTGCAACGTCGTCCACGCCAGGCGGATCGACGCCTCCGACTCCGCCCCGGCGCCCCACAGGGTGGCGTCACCGGCGGTGAGCCTGCTCGGAGCCGAGTCGCGGACCAGGTCGCCGACGACGATGTCGACCTGGTCCTGGTTCGGCGTGCGGACGATCTCCACGGAGATCACCTCGGTCATCTTCAGTACCCGTCCTCAGCCCTTGGCCTGGTTCAGCTGTCCGGTCACCGTCTCGAGCAGTTCGGCCCACGACTTCTCGAACTTGTCGACGCCCTCGGTCTCCAGCGCGACGAACACGTCGTCCAGGTCGATGCCGACCTCGACCAGCCCGTCGAAGACCTCCTGCGCCCGCGCGGCCCGCCCGCTGACGGTGTCACCCTCGATCCTGCCGTGGTCGGCGACCGCGTGCAGGGTCTTCTCCGGCATCGTGTTGACCGTGCCGGCCACCACGAGCTGGTCCACGTACCGGGTGTCGGAGTACTGCGGGTCCTTCACACCGGTGGACGCCCACAGCGGGCGCTGCGCGCGGGCGCCGTCGGCGGCCAGCGCCTCCCAGCGCTCGCCCTTGAACGTCTCCTCGTACGCGGCGTAGGCCAGCACGGCGTTCGCGATGGCCGCCTTGCCGCGCAGCTCCGCCGCGGCCGGGGTGCCCAGCGCGTCCAGCCGCTTGTCGATCTCGCTGTCCACCCGGGACACGAAGAACGACGCCACGGAGTGGATGCCGTGCAGGTCGTGCCCGTTGGCCTTGGCCTGCTCCAGGCCCGTGACGAACGCCTCCATCACGTGCCGGTAGCGCTCGACGGAGAAGATCAGCGTCACGTTCACGCTGATGCCCTCGGCGAGCACCCGGGTGATCGCGGGCAGGCCCTCGACCGTGGCCGGGATCTTGACCAGCAGGTTCGGCCGGTCCACGGCCTTGGCCAGGTCCAGCGCCTCGGCGACGGTGGCCTCGGTGTCGTTGGCCAGCCGCGGGTCGACCTCGATCGACACCCGGCCGTCGACGCCGTCGGTGGCGGTGTAGAGGTCGCGGAACAGGTCGCACGCGTGGCGCACGTCCGAGGTGGTGATCTCGCGGACCGCCGTGTCGGTGTCCGCGCCGCGCGCGACCAGCTCGCGCACCTGCTCGTCGTACGCGGCGCCCTTGGCCAGGGCGGCGGCGAAGATGGTCGGGTTGGTGGTCACGCCGACGACGTGCTGGTCGGTGATCAGGCCGGCCAGGTTGCCGGTGTTCAGCCGCTCGCGGGACAGGTCGTCCAGCCAGATCGACACGCCCGCGTCGCTGAGCTCGGCCAGCGGATTGGTGCTCATCTCGTCAACTCCCGTGCAGTCTGTGTGGGATTGGGCCGGTCCGGTCACTTGACCTCGGCGAGCGACCGGCGGGCCGCCGCGACGACGTTCTCCGTCGTGAACCCGAACTCCCGGAACAGCGTCTGGTAGTCCGCCGACGCGCCGAAGTGCTCGATGGAGACGATCTCGCCCGCGTCGCCCGCGAACCGGTGCCACGGCTGGGCGATGCCCGCCTCGACCACCACGCGCGCCTTCACCGACGACGGCAGCACCTGCTCCTGGTAGCCCTTGTCCTGCGCGTCGAACCACTCGACGCTCGGCATGGACACCACCCGGGTGGCGACGCCCTCGGCCTCGAGGAC
This genomic window from Saccharothrix sp. HUAS TT1 contains:
- a CDS encoding serine/threonine-protein kinase — translated: MTVSANVVAALPQYEIGAEVGRGGMGVVYAAVHRPLGRAVAVKRLPGVLASDERMSARFAHEARLLARLDHPHIVPVYDYVQDRGEHLLVMEKLDGGTVWSKFTGPGVTPAQSCALGLAMLSGLHAAHGAGVLHLDVKPKNLLFTSGGVLKVADFGISQVVSEGATLVTHGGQVLGTPAYLSPEQALGNPLSPAADVYGAATVLYELLSGRLPFDSGGGALAMIQRHVYQQPRPLVEVPPPLARVVMRGLERDPAARYRNAETFAVDLATAATEVFGRDWLLRLRTPVHLTPQVAAATHPATTYATAATHPTGSHPPSTSPSLRETLNHPVRATLADTDTPPTPAHLGAAPLIPAAQILTPPKPARWFALAAALTGALMLATPFTAPTRSLPPLTADLSKPVTIGTGNPTTARLTVTAAGITLADVPATPPSPAEATPTSPLTFELPGASRWIVGGAAVATVTTGGESQDYSLQPTTNPMVSIMGAGSAVLLLFALAYLESILRSLRRHRRPAGPTAILSAAPLGFALGVAVWLLPSVLLRHTPDLWPALVCGALGSAAAVCTAIATGRSALR
- a CDS encoding sensor histidine kinase, whose translation is MTAQYGEDRRIADTGGPTLAGNAVERLPSGRVNGVPPERVRRAAFLGVLGRWLGRHRQLAFDVAAVGIAALDVWLRVVPEAERYNYVLSIISVAAVALRRRFPFLVVLIAVPGFLAGWAQLAAMIALGTLARRKLLSAQTYVGAGLVWLSRFFVWPPDEFVALDWKTHVHNAIYGCIVAGMPIAIGLLAHAREELSARIAELAASRERERMLHAHAVRSDERARLAREMHDVVSHQVSLIAMQAGALRVAAADPNARQVAGTIRMLSTRTLDELRQLVSVLRTTSGDDSPQPRVEDLPQLVSSAGIPATLSVQGQVADLPAPVSGAVYRTVQEALTNVRKHACGAPTTVRVVSEVDRLSVEIRNDRPEGSHDCGALPSGGHGLVGLRERAALLNGELEAGPTDDGGFSVRVTFPLVRPMDN
- the pgl gene encoding 6-phosphogluconolactonase, with product MSRPEVVVHRDGDLLAAAAAARLVTGLVDAQHERGSASLVLTGGRTGAAVLRHLRDTPARDAVDWSRVDLYWGDERFLPAGHPDRNETQAREAFLDHVPVPAARVHVVEPSDGRFGDDPEAAAEAYAAELLAAGGGSAPSFDVCLLGVGEEGHVASIFPASPAVRERERAVVAVRDCPKPPPTRVSLTLPAIRAAREVWLMTTGSAKAGAVATGLTGADEVDLPAAGALGRQRTLWLLDSAAAAEAPDLFTPPSD
- the opcA gene encoding glucose-6-phosphate dehydrogenase assembly protein OpcA; translation: MIIDLPSTTTSQVNSKLVRLREEGGAVTLGRVLTLVIVTDDGTKTEEAIDAANDASREHPCRVIVVARGARKAAPRLDAQIRVGGDAGASEVIVLRLYGELANEGASCVVPLLLPDTPVVAWWPNEAPAVPAQDPIGQLAQRRITDAAAEKNPIKALEQRRAGYTPGDTDLAWTRLTLWRAMLASAFDLPPHEKVTEAEVSGESDSPSTDLLAAWLAGCLRVPVRRAKAARGEGIVDVRLERRSGVVELSRPDGKVGALTQPGQPERRVALQRRQVRDCLAEELRRLDPDEVYETALRSLGKVVRGRTTPKPAKAAAAAPAAPVAASAASRKPATARKSSAGTGTGTAKAKSEGAVKADTPAAADASSAPAASKPAASKPAAAKPAAAKPAAAKPASAAAEKPAAKAVAKAPKQAKSKTKAGS
- the zwf gene encoding glucose-6-phosphate dehydrogenase yields the protein MPRIAGPSGLVIFGVTGDLSRKKLMPAIYDLANRGLLPPGFALVGFARRDWADQDFMKVVHDAVKEHARTPFRSEVWDQLAEGIRFVQGTFDDDAAFDTLAATLSDLDRDRGTGGNHAFYLSVPPSAFTTVVNQLKRAGLATPPTDSPDQWRRVVIEKPFGHDLASAKQLNKTVNDVFPEESVFRIDHYLGKETVQNILALRFANQLYEPIWNANYVDHVQITMAEDIGLGGRAGYYDGIGAARDVIQNHLLQLLALTAMEEPVSFRPSDLRAEKVKVLSATRPVGPFDGTTARGQYTGGWQGGQKVPGLVEEGGFAKDSVTETYAAITCEVNTRRWAGVPFYLRTGKRLGRRVTEVAVVFKRAPHLPFDDTATEELGQNALVVRVQPDEGVTIRFGSKVPGNTMEVRDVTMDFGYGHAFTESSPEAYERLLLDVLLGEPSLFPKNDEVELSWEILDPVLAHWGATGAPEKYKAGTWGPASADEMLARTGRHWRRP
- a CDS encoding glucose-6-phosphate isomerase, translated to MTEVISVEIVRTPNQDQVDIVVGDLVRDSAPSRLTAGDATLWGAGAESEASIRLAWTTLHETSRPLVAEITALRGELLAEGVDRVVLAGMGGSSLAPEVITGTAGVPLVVLDTTDPGQVADALAGDLERTVVVVSSKSGGTVETDSHRRIFEAAFEAAGIDAASRIVVVTDPGSPLEAASREAGYRRVFLADPHVGGRYSALTAFGLVPSGLAGADVGRLLDEAAAAAPLVSADSPDNPAVVLAATFAVAHAHGAEKIVFADTGSGIAGFGDWAEQLIAESTGKNGTGLLPVVVEGPGAPGFVDARSDATTVAIGPATGSSTLSVEGSLGAQFLVWEYATALVSRVLEINPFDQPDVEAAKKAARSLLDSPAASSAEPAFVDGPIEVHPSEGWLPADVKTVTEALRALVAAAPEHGYLSVQAYLDRLDDASFALVRPELAQRTHLQTTYGWGPRFLHSTGQYHKGGHQNGVFLQLTGASETHLEVPGRPYDLSTLQTAQALGDGQVLAEHGRPVLRLHLTDRVAGLAQLVEAIQEDGS
- the tal gene encoding transaldolase, translated to MSTNPLAELSDAGVSIWLDDLSRERLNTGNLAGLITDQHVVGVTTNPTIFAAALAKGAAYDEQVRELVARGADTDTAVREITTSDVRHACDLFRDLYTATDGVDGRVSIEVDPRLANDTEATVAEALDLAKAVDRPNLLVKIPATVEGLPAITRVLAEGISVNVTLIFSVERYRHVMEAFVTGLEQAKANGHDLHGIHSVASFFVSRVDSEIDKRLDALGTPAAAELRGKAAIANAVLAYAAYEETFKGERWEALAADGARAQRPLWASTGVKDPQYSDTRYVDQLVVAGTVNTMPEKTLHAVADHGRIEGDTVSGRAARAQEVFDGLVEVGIDLDDVFVALETEGVDKFEKSWAELLETVTGQLNQAKG